The Phoenix dactylifera cultivar Barhee BC4 chromosome 12, palm_55x_up_171113_PBpolish2nd_filt_p, whole genome shotgun sequence genome has a window encoding:
- the LOC103703482 gene encoding pentatricopeptide repeat-containing protein At3g20730 has protein sequence MNAIRTKPIANFAELIHRSDSESKVLTLCKLGRLKEALHDALHSHPTPLPSSTYSSLLQLCIDYNAKKEGRFLHDHLSAIGHAPNLHLSTKFVIFFAKVGDLVTARRVFDEMPERSVVSWTAMISGYSQNGYSEEALKVFSWMRRSGFKANQFTYGSALRACTGLGCVRSGEQIHGCIVKSRFAEDLFVQSALVDLHLKCGLVEDAWCLFGRMEKRDVVAWNSVIGGCAVQGVGEDAFGYFCLMLRDGLLPDHFTLGSLLKACGLVRALVHVNQIHAFTVKLGYENQSIVTGSLIDAYAKCRSIQNARLVYDSMYEQDLISCTALISGYSLERSCSGKALELFGEINRMGMRIDDVILCSMLNICANVASLSLGRQIHAYVIKNQSNHDIALGNALIDMYAKSGELWNARCAFDEMQYKNVISWTSLITGYGKHGSGEGAIALFVKMEDDGVKPNDVTFLSLLSACSHSGLTNEGMEYFKSMVRKYGIHPRAEHYSCAVDLLARGGRLQEAYDFVCKMDAKPNASLWAAMLGACRMHGNTSLGEIAAGYLLNLYPERSVNYVVLANAYASAGLWESAWKTRKLMEQRATKKIAGCSYI, from the exons ATGAACGCAATCCGAACAAAACCCATCGCCAATTTCGCAGAACTTATCCACCGATCGGATTCGGAATCGAAAGTTCTCACCTTGTGCAAGCTCGGCAGGCTAAAAGAAGCTCTCCATGATGCCCTTCACTCCCATCCCACCCCCTTACCCTCTTCCACCTACTCCTCTCTACTCCAACTCTGCATCGATTACAATgccaaaaaagaaggaagattcCTCCATGACCACCTGTCGGCAATCGGGCATGCGCCAAATCTGCACCTGAGTACCAAGTTTGTGATCTTCTTTGCGAAAGTTGGGGACTTGGTCACTGCTCGAAGGGTGTTTGATGAAATGCCCGAGAGGAGCGTTGTGTCATGGACTGCGATGATTTCTGGGTATTCTCAGAATGGTTATTCAGAGGAAGCTCTAAAGGTTTTTTCTTGGATGCGTCGGTCGGGTTTTAAGGCGAATCAGTTCACATATGGTAGTGCTCTGCGGGCGTGTACTGGTCTGGGTTGTGTGAGGAGTGGGGAGCAGATTCACGGTTGCATTGTGAAGAGCAGATTTGCGGAGGATTTGTTTGTGCAGAGTGCTCTCGTGGATTTACATTTGAAGTGTGGTTTGGTTGAGGATGCTTGGTGCTTGTTTGGGAGGATGGAGAAGAGAGATGTGGTTGCTTGGAATTCGGTGATTGGAGGGTGTGCTGTGCAGGGGGTTGGAGAGGATGCATTTGGATATTTTTGCTTGATGCTTAGAGATG GTCTTCTTCCTGATCATTTCACTCTTGGAAGTCTTTTAAAGGCATGTGGTTTAGTTAGAGCTCTTGTGCATGTGAAccagattcatgctttcactgtCAAATTGGGTTATGAGAATCAATCTATCGTCACTGGATCACTGATTGATGCATATGCAAAATGTAGGAGCATCCAGAATGCTAGATTGGTATATGACTCGATGTATGAGCAAGACTTGATTTCCTGTACTGCACTAATCAGTGGGTATTCATTGGAAAGAAGCTGTAGTGGGAAGGCATTGGAGCTTTTTGGTGAGATAAATAGGATGGGCATGAGAATTGATGATGTGATTTTATGTTCCATGCTTAATATATGTGCAAATGTAGCTTCCTTGAGCTTGGGAAGACAAATTCATGCTTATGTAATTAAGAACCAGTCCAACCATGATATAGCCTTGGGCAATGCTCTCATTGACATGTATGCGAAGTCAGGAGAACTTTGGAATGCCCGTTGTGCTTTTGATGAAATGCAATATAAAAATGTTATTTCATGGACTTCATTGATTACGGGATATGGAAAGCATGGTTCTGGAGAAGGTGCAATAGCACTCTTTGTGAAGATGGAGGATGATGGAGTGAAGCCAAATGATGTTACATTCCTCTCTCTTCTATCTGCATGTAGCCATTCCGGCTTGACTAATGAAGGAATGGAGTATTTCAAATCTATGGTTCGCAAGTATGGGATCCACCCAAGAGCTGAACATTATTCATGTGCTGTCGATCTTCTTGCACGTGGAGGTCGATTACAAGAAGCATATGACTTTGTATGCAAGATGGATGCTAAGCCTAATGCATCACTTTGGGCTGCTATGCTTGGGGCTTGTAGAATGCATGGTAACACATCTCTTGGGGAAATTGCTGCAGGGTATCTTCTTAATTTATATCCTGAAAGATCAGTAAACTATGTTGTCCTAGCAAATGCATATGCATCAGCAGGGTTGTGGGAGAGTGCCTGGAAGACAAGGAAGTTGATGGAGCAAAGAGCTACAAAGAAAATTGCAGGCTGTAGCTATATTTAa
- the LOC103703483 gene encoding peroxidase 3-like, translating into MRMSFVGCIVWLLLGLLCCVRADLQLGFYDKSCPKAEKIISDFVKEHIPNAPTLASPLLRMHFHDCFVRGCDGSVLINSTSSNQAEKAATPNQTLRGFSFIDRVKSLVEKECPGVVSCADIVALVARDAVGVIGGPFWRVPTGRRDGLISNSTEALNDIPAPTFNFSALQTSFANKGLNLTDLVLLSGAHTIGISHCLSFDTRLYNFTGKGDQDPSLDKFYAENLKKKCKSLNDNVTFVEMDPGSFRTFDLGYYKNVLKRRGLFQSDAALITNAGTKSSIMNLVDSPPEVFFQEFALSMEKMGRVEVKTGSTGEIRKNCAVVNA; encoded by the exons ATGAGGATGAGCTTTGTGGGTTGTATTGTTTGGTTACTTTTGGGTCTATTGTGTTGTGTGAGAGCTGATCTGCAATTAGGCTTCTATGATAAGAGCTGTCCAAAGGCAGAGAAGATCATCTCAGACTTTGTTAAGGAGCACATCCCAAATGCACCAACTTTGGCATCACCTCTTCTTAGAATGCACTTCCATGACTGCTTTGTCAGG GGTTGCGATGGTTCTGTTCTCATTAATTCCACCAGCAGCAACCAAGCTGAGAAAGCGGCGACTCCAAACCAGACACTTCGTGGGTTCAGTTTCATCGACAGGGTGAAGAGTTTGGTGGAGAAGGAGTGCCCGGGTGTTGTTTCATGCGCAGATATTGTTGCATTAGTTGCAAGGGATGCAGTTGGAGTCATA GGAGGACCCTTTTGGAGAGTTCCAACAGGGCGCAGGGATGGGTTGATCTCCAACTCCACAGAAGCTTTGAATGACATTCCAGCCCCTACATTTAACTTCAGCGCGCTTCAGACATCCTTTGCAAACAAGGGTCTCAATCTGACCGATCTAGTTCTGTTATCCG GAGCTCACACAATTGGTATTTCCCACTGCTTATCCTTCGACACTCGCCTCTATAACTTCACGGGAAAAGGTGATCAGGATCCTTCTCTGGATAAGTTCTACGCTGAAAATCTGAAGAAGAAGTGCAAGTCCCTCAACGACAACGTAACCTTCGTTGAAATGGATCCAGGAAGTTTCAGAACGTTCGATCTTGGGTACTATAAAAATGTCCTCAAGAGAAGGGGCCTCTTCCAATCTGATGCAGCTCTGATAACCAATGCTGGCACCAAGTCTTCTATTATGAACCTTGTTGATAGCCCTCCTGAAGTATTCTTCCAAGAGTTCGCTTTGTCCATGGAGAAGATGGGCAGGGTTGAGGTCAAGACTGGATCAACTGGTGAGATCAGGAAGAACTGCGCAGTTGTGAATGCTTAG
- the LOC103703484 gene encoding probable tRNA-splicing endonuclease subunit Sen2, which yields MELSRPRWKGKGFADIAHANPMSEIVAQLQVSLTQSEAYALLSGCDILLEAEPESADLLSKASFGRAIITSNKDKQWFQLGPEEAFYLCHALKCLKVSRDKETCMSELELWDHFRSKREAFPEFYKAYFYLRSKNWVVRPGIQYGVDYVAYRHHPALVHSEYAVLMVSDGDGNTSSGRLRVWSDLHCTLRVCGSVAKTLLVLMVRRYGSDRNSLNCLEEFIVEERTITRWVPERCREDQGLEEAVGVD from the coding sequence ATGGAGTTAAGTAGACCGAGATGGAAGGGGAAAGGTTTTGCAGACATAGCCCATGCAAATCCTATGTCGGAAATTGTTGCTCAACTTCAAGTCTCTCTTACCCAATCAGAAGCATATGCATTGTTATCTGGCTGTGACATTCTTCTTGAAGCTGAACCGGAGTCAGCTGATCTTCTAAGTAAGGCCTCCTTTGGCCGAGCAATCATTACCTCTAACAAGGATAAACAATGGTTCCAATTAGGTCCAGAGGAGGCTTTCTATCTGTGTCATGCTCTAAAATGCCTTAAGGTCTCAAGAGACAAAGAAACCTGCATGAGTGAATTGGAGTTGTGGGATCACTTCAGATCTAAAAGGGAAGCATTTCCTGAGTTTTACAAAGCATATTTTTATCTTCGTTCTAAGAATTGGGTTGTTCGCCCAGGGATTCAGTATGGTGTGGACTATGTGGCTTACCGTCACCACCCGGCTCTTGTTCATTCAGAGTATGCAGTGCTTATGGTTTCAGATGGTGATGGCAACACAAGCAGCGGTCGGTTGAGGGTGTGGTCTGACCTGCATTGCACCCTTCGAGTCTGTGGCTCAGTTGCAAAGACACTATTAGTTCTTATGGTTAGAAGATATGGAAGTGATAGGAATTCACTAAATTGTTTGGAAGAATTCATTGTTGAGGAGCGAACTATCACAAGATGGGTACCAGAGCGCTGTCGGGAGGATCAAGGCTTAGAAGAAGCTGttggagttgattga